In Edaphobacter paludis, a single window of DNA contains:
- a CDS encoding zinc dependent phospholipase C family protein produces the protein MDLTWKQSIRPLLLKRYPNLTEAQIKEAHAYAYGGCAIQDLGYYPFGNTFLSDLTHYVRPGDFVLSLIHNAHTADELAFAIGALSHYYGDTIGHSEAINQAVPIEFPKLGKKYGPFVTYEQGEHAHVRTEFAFDVNELSKRHFAPSAYLKHVGLAVPIPLLRRSLFQTYGIDLYQIIGHRRPVLRGYQFAVRSFLPRIAYAEVILHKHSFPPEANTPDFDKLYKDLSQSDFENGWDQYRKKPGIGTHLLAGVLFILPPIGPLSDAAIRGPNAQTQELYVKSFNRSATVLRHVLANFDYVTSYVPNRDLDTGAKVKPGAYRLTDETYAKLLATITRDPTKPVPSGLKTNIADYYADPAAPISTKKKPEQWARVQAELALLKTVPTTQEPPAELNPEAPPIPGDGTVDPPGAN, from the coding sequence GTGGATCTCACGTGGAAGCAATCCATTCGCCCGCTCCTGCTCAAGCGCTACCCCAACCTCACCGAGGCGCAGATCAAGGAAGCCCACGCCTACGCCTACGGCGGCTGTGCAATCCAGGATCTCGGCTACTATCCCTTCGGCAACACATTTCTCAGCGATCTCACCCACTACGTCCGTCCCGGCGACTTCGTTCTCAGTCTCATCCACAACGCCCACACCGCCGACGAGCTCGCCTTTGCCATCGGAGCCCTCTCCCACTACTACGGCGACACAATTGGCCACTCTGAAGCCATAAACCAAGCCGTTCCCATCGAGTTTCCCAAGCTGGGCAAGAAATACGGCCCTTTCGTCACCTACGAGCAAGGGGAGCACGCCCACGTCCGCACCGAATTCGCCTTCGATGTCAACGAACTCAGCAAGCGCCACTTCGCGCCCTCGGCATATCTCAAGCACGTCGGCCTCGCCGTCCCCATTCCACTGCTCCGCCGTTCTCTCTTTCAAACCTACGGAATCGACCTCTACCAGATCATCGGCCACAGAAGACCTGTCCTGCGCGGCTATCAATTCGCCGTCCGCAGTTTCCTCCCACGCATCGCTTATGCCGAAGTCATCCTGCATAAACACAGCTTTCCCCCCGAAGCCAACACCCCAGACTTCGACAAGCTCTATAAAGACCTCTCTCAATCCGACTTCGAAAACGGGTGGGATCAATACCGCAAAAAGCCCGGGATCGGAACTCATCTCCTTGCTGGCGTCCTCTTCATTCTGCCCCCCATCGGGCCTCTCTCCGACGCCGCCATCCGTGGGCCAAACGCCCAGACACAGGAACTCTATGTCAAAAGCTTCAACCGCTCTGCCACCGTCCTGCGGCACGTCCTGGCGAACTTCGACTATGTGACTTCCTACGTCCCCAACCGCGACCTCGACACCGGAGCCAAGGTAAAGCCGGGAGCCTATCGCCTCACCGACGAAACCTACGCTAAGCTGCTGGCGACCATCACGCGCGATCCCACAAAGCCCGTGCCCTCCGGCCTCAAAACAAACATAGCCGACTACTACGCCGATCCCGCCGCTCCCATCTCAACTAAGAAGAAACCCGAGCAATGGGCCAGGGTTCAGGCGGAACTAGCGCTTCTAAAAACCGTCCCCACCACTCAGGAACCTCCTGCCGAACTCAATCCGGAAGCTCCGCCAATCCCCGGCGATGGCACCGTCGATCCTCCTGGGGCCAACTAA
- a CDS encoding TlpA disulfide reductase family protein: MTPVAMRHLAPDMKLERLDGGSWRLREHRGQVVLINLWASWCGPCREETPGLVKLSLEDGPKGLAVVGLSLDVGDREKVHAFVRQFQVPYPIVFPEPMSQLADTVDGVPTTILVDRNGRVAKTYVGAVQRAVFASDIDTLLAEKE, encoded by the coding sequence ATGACACCTGTTGCGATGCGCCATCTCGCTCCAGATATGAAGTTGGAGCGGTTGGATGGGGGTAGCTGGCGGCTGCGGGAGCATCGCGGACAGGTGGTGCTCATCAATCTTTGGGCGAGCTGGTGTGGGCCATGCCGGGAGGAGACTCCGGGGCTGGTGAAGCTTTCTCTTGAGGATGGTCCGAAAGGTCTCGCGGTGGTCGGGTTATCGCTCGATGTTGGTGACAGGGAGAAGGTGCACGCGTTCGTGCGGCAGTTCCAGGTGCCCTATCCGATCGTATTTCCTGAACCGATGTCGCAGCTCGCGGATACGGTAGATGGTGTGCCAACGACCATTCTGGTGGATAGGAATGGTCGTGTGGCGAAGACCTATGTGGGTGCGGTGCAACGAGCGGTCTTTGCGTCAGATATTGACACTTTACTTGCGGAGAAAGAGTAA